A genomic segment from Eulemur rufifrons isolate Redbay chromosome 19, OSU_ERuf_1, whole genome shotgun sequence encodes:
- the MRPL19 gene encoding large ribosomal subunit protein bL19m, with protein MAACMAGSCRAAMGPAGSFRAARALLPAPASVVCRVRAGSGRQQSTGPSEPGAFQPPPKPVIVDKRRPPGQETRFLSPEFIPPRGRTNPLKFQLERKDMLERRKVLHIPEFYVGSIVRVTTADPYASGKTSQFLGICIQRSGRGLGATFVLRNIIEGQGVEICFELYNPRVQEIQVVKLEKRLDDNLMYLRDALPEYSTFDVNMKPVSREPGQEVPVNKLKVKMKPRPWSKRWERPNFNIKGIRFDLYLTEEQMKEAQKWSQPWLEFDMMREYDTSKIEAAIWDEIEASKNS; from the exons ATGGCGGCCTGCATGGCGGGAAGCTGCAGGGCCGCAATGGGCCCGGCTGGGAGTTTTCGAGCCGCTAgggcgcttctccccgcgccggCCTCCGTTGTCTGCC GGGTCCGTGCGGGGTCCGGCCGGCAGCAGAGCACTGGGCCTTCCGAGCCTGGAGCGTTCCAGCCGCCACCGAAACCAGTTATCGTGGACAAGCGTCGTCCCCCGGGCCAGGAAACCAG GTTTTTGAGTCCTGAATTCATTCCTCCAAGGGGAAGAACAAATCCTCTGAAATTTCAACTAGAAAGAAAGGATATgttagaaaggagaaaagtacTCCATATTCCAGAGTTCTAtgttg GAAGCATAGTTCGTGTCACTACAGCTGACCCATATGCCAGTGGAAAAACCAGCCAATTTCTGGGGATTTGCATCCAGAGATCAGGAAGAGGCCTTGGAGCTACTTTTGTCCTTAGGAATATTATTGAAGGACAAG gtgTTGAGATTTGCTTTGAACTTTATAATCCTCGAGTTCAGGAGATCCAAGTGGTCAAATTAGAGAAACGGCTGGATGACAATTTGATGTACTTAAGAGATGCCCTTCCTGAATATAGCACTTTTGATGTGAACATGAAGCCAGTATCACGAGAGCCTGGCCAAGAAGTTCCTGTTAATAAG CTGAAAGTAAAAATGAAGCCTAGGCCGTGGTCCAAACGCTGGGAACGtccaaattttaatattaaaggaATCAGATTTGATCTTTATTTAACtgaagaacaaatgaaagaagCTCAGAAGTGGAGTCAGCCGTGGCTTGAGTTTGATATGATGAGGGAATATGACACTTCAAAAATTGAAGCTGCAATATGGGATGAAATTGAAGCATCAAAAAACTCctga